A genomic window from Yarrowia lipolytica chromosome 1D, complete sequence includes:
- a CDS encoding uncharacterized protein (Compare to YALI0D09999g, similar to Saccharomyces cerevisiae YJL049W; ancestral locus Anc_1.334, weakly similar to uniprot|P47048 Saccharomyces cerevisiae YJL049w Hypothetical 52.8 kDa protein in MTR4- GYP6 intergenic region), whose product MSTMLKSVLNSPFFSDNRRKSLYGNFRRLKTTNTEGYEANITAWKSVILDFCRSNHHVTLTTGPKLLNDLILAPHGKPQGLDIVLDQLQEQEAITDLNTYLGRFYMDICGTRPSGIASMVSWGVASLMRSSGMVKNPLENASNGPGTLKERTFVVSDLVQEAAETAVDYKGYVGSIYTFGELVCVIQKSQKGYNAVDAKCILSRLYSTGKCSISPGTDMVDVSNCPVHYDITVIKFGDGKDPVTEQDRSIATLKQTMNDIQTKITTIETRIEECTKEAKRYLQNKNKNTALSYLKMRKLNEKSLENASSSLVKLEEVMLAIDSAVTSQQVVGQLESSSELIKRINKEIGGAERVNKVMDEFDEQKSLSREIQDALEQDNVPEEEIDDELALMEAQEMAKKGEKDDLVDRLADQFGELKIPTTTPSAETKSEELNATRPEAPLQA is encoded by the coding sequence ATGTCGACCATGCTCAAAAGCGTTCTCAACTCGCCTTTTTTCAGCGACAATCGCCGCAAGTCGCTCTATGGCAATTTCAGACGtctcaagaccaccaaTACTGAGGGCTACGAGGCCAACATCACCGCCTGGAAGTCTGTCATTCTTGATTTCTGCAGATCCAACCACCATGTGACCTTGACGACCGGCCCCAAACTGCTCAACGATCTCATCCTTGCTCCTCACGGCAAGCCACAGGGCCTGGACATTGTTTTGGACCAACTGCAGGAACAGGAAGCCATCACCGACCTCAACACATACTTGGGGCGGTTCTACATGGACATTTGTGGCACCAGGCCTAGCGGTATTGCGTCCATGGTGTCTTGGGGAGTTGCATCGCTCATGAGATCCTCTGGAATGGTCAAAAACCCGCTGGAAAACGCATCAAACGGACCTGGTACGCTCAAGGAACGCACATTTGTGGTTTCGGACCTGGTTCAGGAGGCTGCAGAAACAGCGGTGGACTACAAGGGCTATGTTGGCAGCATCTACACGTTTGGGGAgcttgtgtgtgtgatcCAAAAGTCACAAAAGGGCTACAACGCCGTCGACGCCAAGTGCATTCTGTCCAGactctacagtacaggCAAGTGTTCCATCTCTCCGGGAACTGACATGGTCGACGTGTCCAACTGTCCCGTTCACTACGACATTACCGTCATCAAGTTTGGCGATGGAAAGGACCCCGTCACCGAACAGGACCGGTCTATCGCTACTCTCAAGCAGACCATGAATGATATCCAGACCAAGATCACCACAATTGAGACTCGTATCGAGGAATGCACCAAGGAAGCGAAGCGATATCTGCaaaacaagaacaagaacacGGCGCTGTCGTATCTCAAGATGCGTAAGCTCAATGAGAAGTCGCTGGAGAAcgcctcttcttctctcgtcaagctggaggaggtcatGCTGGCTATCGACAGCGCTGTGACTTCTCAACAAGTAGTGGGCCAGCTGGAGTCTTCCTCGGAGCTCATCAAGCgcatcaacaaggagattggAGGTGCCGAGAGAGTCAACAAGGTCATGGATGAGTTTGACGAGCAGAAATcgctgtcacgtgagatcCAGGACGCCCTCGAACAGGACAATGtgcccgaggaggagattgatgaCGAGCTCGCTCTCATGGAGGCCCAGgagatggccaagaagggcgagaAGGACGATCTTGTCGACAGGCTAGCGGACCAGTTTGGAGAACTCAAGATCCCCACCACAACGCCGTCTGCAGAGACAAAGTCCGAAGAGCTAAATGCCACAAGGCCGGAGGCTCCACTACAGGCGTAG
- a CDS encoding uncharacterized protein (Compare to YALI0D09977g, similar to Saccharomyces cerevisiae RPN5 (YDL147W); ancestral locus Anc_7.326, similar to uniprot|Q12250 Saccharomyces cerevisiae YDL147W 26S proteasome regulatory subunit RPN5 (Proteasome non-ATPase subunit 5)): MCTHHHHRLNATTTTMSTDESLIKAEKDYTEELDAQLPEIRTLAKSNIAAALEKLLVLEKQTRQASDLASSKRVLKEIVETTKDADKDWSLLNEQVQLLSKKHGQLKTAIGYMIQSVIDLLDKAPSEATKIATIENIRTVTEGKIFVEVERARVTLTLAKIREAEGDIATACDILCELQVETYGSMDQREKTEFILKQVELCILKGDFTQALILSRKILVRYFENPDVHDLKLIYYDYMIKISLHDHKYLDVAQHYLHVYDTPSVVADPAQWKPVLTHIVYYLVLAPFDNLESDLLHKINLDHKLQTLPLQAELVKNFIANELMRWPKVEEVYGKELRQSDVFSPKEDDGDRRWDDLRKRVIEHNIRVVSKYYTRIRTARLTQLLDLTEKETEEFISSLVTQGTIYARINRPERVVTFAKPQDTNDILNTWSANIGTLLDHVESIGHLITKEEMMNGIKSQS, translated from the coding sequence ATGTGCAcacaccatcaccatcgTCTTAACgccaccacaaccacaatgtCGACCGACGAATCACTGATCAAAGCGGAAAAGGACTAcaccgaggagctggacgcCCAGCTGCCCGAGATCCGCACTCTCGCCAAATCCAACATTGCTGCTGCGCTCGAaaagctgctggtgctggagaagcagaCCCGACAGGCTTCTGACCTGGCCTCTTCCAAGCgggtgctcaaggagattgtggagaCGACCAAGGATGCGGATAAGGACTGGTCGCTGCTCAATGAGCAGGTTCAGCTGCTGTCCAAGAAGCATGGCCAGCTCAAGACGGCAATTGGCTACATGATCCAGAGTGTCATCGACCTGCTGGACAAGGCCCCGTCTGAGGCCACCAAGATCGCCACCATCGAGAACATCCGAACTGTCACTGAGGGCAAGATTTTTGTGGAGGTTGAGCGAGCACGAgtgactctgactctggcTAAGATTCGAGAGGCTGAAGGTGATATCGCCACTGCTTGCGACATTCTGTGTGAGCTGCAGGTCGAGACCTACGGCTCTATGGACCAGCGAGAGAAGACAGAGTtcattctcaagcaggTGGAGCTATGTATTCTCAAGGGCGACTTCACCCAGGCTCTCATTTTGTCGCGAAAGATCCTGGTGCGCTACTTTGAGAACCCTGATGTCCACGATCTCAAGCTCATCTACTACGACTACATGATCAAGATCTCTCTGCACGATCACAAGTACCTGGACGTTGCCCAGCATTACCTGCACGTCTACGACACTCCCAGCGTGGTGGCTGACCCTGCCCAGTGGAAGCCCGTGCTCACTCACATTGTCTATTACCTTGTGCTGGCGCCCTTTGACAATCTGGAGTCCGATCTCCTGCACAAGATCAACCTCGACCACAAGCTGCAAACGCTGCCACTACAGGCcgagctggtcaagaacTTCATTGCCAACGAGCTGATGCGATGGCCGaaggtggaagaggtgtATGGCAAGGAGCTGCGACAGAGCGACGTCTTCTcgcccaaggaggacgacggcGACCGACGGTGGGATGATCTGCGAAAGCGGGTCATTGAACACAACATCCGAGTAGTGTCCAAATACTACACTCGAATCCGAACCGCTCGACTGACCCAGCTGTTGGATCTcaccgagaaggagaccgAGGAGTTCATTTCGTCACTGGTGACCCAGGGAACCATCTACGCTCGAATCAACCGACCCGAGCGAGTGGTCACCTTTGCCAAGCCCCAGGACACCAACGATATTCTCAACACATGGTCTGCCAACATTGGCACTCTGCTGGACCATGTGGAGTCCATTGGTCATCTgatcaccaaggaggagatgatgaacGGCATCAAGTCACAGTCTTAG
- a CDS encoding uncharacterized protein (Compare to YALI0D09955g, similar to uniprot|Q10752 Schizosaccharomyces pombe Putative ATP-dependent RNA helicase cdc28) translates to MHDMGAYLYILVEILKQSYQTPLPTNTMSWISDKLIEITGASDDMLVDFCQAQAKEAASAKDLLTQLTDMGLEGNGIKSFASELWGKYHVSKPKPNVPVASASTKYDLLLDPVEKKPSRPPKRVSEESKSTKRRRRYSYSDSESEDDRREPRGERRDDSDKPEVKQQAYTVDDIHSDYDSEKDARERDEFAQRLAERDSKKGGKKDDDRAARNKERERMADDLEKHREELDQMRSIARKEYLSKREQQQLYLLEREVEDFEDDVRKYGWENLTKEEQREIEYKRQVLKIAQERKEIDRGVDGYSIPDAYITEGKRSSDKDKDSLMKRYERKPEREMEDGELWEQSKRGDAGIREKTHEKDKEEDKYEFVFDPRQAIKFTADTDEDKGSKSKSEAEKAMLKQIEDAKKHAKSIDEVRKSLPVYKYRDEILGAIKDHQVLVIVGETGSGKTTQLPQYLHEAGYTQRGMVGCTQPRRVAAMAVATRVAEEVGCRIGQQVGYNIRFEDKTSEKTVIKYMTDGMLLREFLTDPELSGYSALMIDEAHERTLHTDVVLGLLKDIARARPELKLIISSATMNAKKFSAYFNDCPIFQVPGRRFPVAVHHTEKPEANYLHAAITTVMQIHATQGKGDILVFLTGQDEIENMAENLQETIRKLGSKCPPMIVCPIYANLPAELQARIFDPTPEGSRKVVLATNIAETSITIDGIVYVIDPGFVKENVFNPKTGMESLIVTPCSQASSEQRRGRAGRVGPGMCFRLYTKRAFESELPPNTTPEILRSNLCGVVLMLMSLGIVNILSFEFMDPPPKDTLIKALELLYALGAINDKGQPTKIGRQMAEFPTDPMLARAILASEKYQCTSEVLSIVSMLGEAASLFFRPKDKKMAADRAREMFTKPGGDHLTLLEVFRQWSLADYSQQWAKDNFMQYKSLTRARDVRDQLYNLCDRVEIDPEVSAAELEDPQTAIQKALTAGFFPNAARLNRGGDSYKTVKSNQTVYIHPSSVLHLQRPKWLLYHELVLTSKEYMRNCMPLEPQWLTEVAPHFYKEADIERMIKAPARVEEKLLE, encoded by the coding sequence ATGCACGATATGGGAGcttatttatatattttggTTGAAATTTTGAAACAATCATACCAAACACCACTAcccaccaacaccatgtCATGGATCTCGGACAAGCTGATAGAGATCACGGGCGCATCGGACGACATGTTGGTGGACTTCTGCCAGGCgcaggccaaggaggcaGCCTCAGCTAAGGATCTACTGACCCAGTTGACTGATATGGGTCTAGAGGGGAACGGGATCAAGTCTTTTGCCTCCGAGTTGTGGGGCAAATACCATGTTTCAAAGCCCAAGCCAAATGTCCCCGTGGCTTCTGCATCCACCAAGTACGATCTTCTGCTTGATCCCGTGGAAAAGAAGCCGTCTCGGCCTCCGAAAAGGGTCTCTGAGGAGTCCAAGAGCACCAAGCGGAGAAGGAGGTACTCTTACAGCGACAGCGAGAGCGAGGATGACCGCCGAGAGCCCCGAGGAGAGCGACGCGATGACAGCGACAAACCTGAAGTGAAACAGCAAGCATATACCGTGGATGATATCCATTCCGACTACGACAGTGAGAAAGATGCACGCGAGCGAGACGAGTTTGCCCAACGGCTGGCAGAACGAGACTCGAAAAAGGGAGGaaagaaggacgacgacCGGGCTGCACGCAACAAGGAGCGTGAGCGAATGGCCGATGATCTGGAGAAGCACAGGGAGGAACTGGATCAGATGCGATCCATAGCTCGAAAGGAGTACCTGTCGAAgagagagcagcagcagctgtaTCTGCTGGAGCGAGAAGTGGAGGACTTTGAAGACGATGTGCGCAAGTATGGTTGGGAAAAtctcaccaaggaggagcagcggGAGATTGAGTACAAACGTCAGGTTCTCAAGATTGCCCAGGAAAGAAAAGAGATTGATAGAGGTGTCGATGGATACAGTATTCCGGATGCATACATTACTGAAGGAAAACGGAGCTCTGATAAGGACAAGGACTCACTTATGAAACGGTATGAGCGGAAACCCGAACGAGAAATGGAGGATGGAGAATTGTGGGAGCAGAGCAAACGAGGTGACGCTGGTATTCGAGAAAAGACTCATGAGAAAGataaggaggaggacaagtacgagtTTGTTTTTGATCCCCGTCAGGCTATCAAGTTCACTGCTGATACTGACGAGGACAAGGGAAGCAAATCAAAGAGCGAGGCTGAAAAGGCCATGCTGAAACAGATTGAGGACGCAAAAAAGCATGCCAAGTCGATTGACGAGGTTCGAAAGTCGCTACctgtgtacaagtaccgagACGAGATTCTGGGAGCTATCAAGGATCACCAGGTTCTTGTTATTGTTGGAGAAACAGGTTCCGGTAAGACCACCCAGCTTCCTCAGTACCTGCATGAGGCAGGGTATACGCAGCGGGGTATGGTTGGTTGCACTCAGCCTCGACGAGTTGCTGCCATGGCCGTTGCTACACGAGTTGCTGAGGAGGTGGGATGTCGAATCGGCCAGCAAGTTGGGTACAACATTCGATTCGAGGACAAGACATCTGAGAAGACCGTAATCAAGTACATGACCGATGGTATGCTTCTTAGAGAGTTTTTGACGGACCCTGAACTGTCCGGATACTCTGCCCTGATGATCGACGAGGCCCACGAACGTACTTTGCATACTGATGTTGTTCTAGGTCTTCTAAAAGACATTGCGCGTGCTCGACCGGAACTCAAACTAATCATTTCTTCCGCTACCATGAACGCCAAGAAATTCTCTGCCTACTTCAACGACTGCCCCATCTTCCAGGTACCCGGTAGACGGTTCCCTGTTGCAGTTCATCATACAGAGAAGCCCGAGGCCAACTATCTGCACGccgccatcaccaccgtcaTGCAGATTCATGCTACCCAGGGCAAAGGTGATATTCTTGTCTTTCTTACAGGTCAGGATGAAATTGAAAACATGGCTGAGAACCTGCAAGAGACAATCAGGAAATTGGGCTCGAAATGTCCGCCTATGATTGTGTGTCCCATCTATGCTAACCTTCCTGCAGAACTACAGGCTCGAATCTTTGACCCTACGCCTGAGGGATCCAGAAAGGTGGTTCTTGCTACTAATATCGCGGAAACGTCTATTACCATTGATGGAATTGTCTACGTAATTGACCCCGGCTTTGTCAAGGAGAATGTTTTCAACCCAAAGACAGGAATGGAATCGCTCATAGTCACGCCATGTTCTCAGGCCTCCTCCGAACAGAGACGCGGACGAGCTGGTCGTGTGGGTCCAGGCATGTGTTTCAGACTCTATACGAAACGAGCGTTTGAGTCTGAGCTTCCTCCTAACACTACGCCTGAGATTCTGCGTTCCAATCTCTGTGGCGTGGTACTGATGCTCATGTCTCTGGGTATTGTTAACATCTTGTCCTTTGAGTTCATGGACCCTCCTCCTAAAGATACCTTGATCAAAGCGTTGGAGCTTCTTTATGCTCTGGGAgccatcaacgacaagggcCAGCCTACAAAGATTGGACGTCAAATGGCCGAATTCCCCACTGATCCCATGCTGGCTCGTGCTATTTTGGCGTCTGAAAAGTATCAGTGCACATCTGAAGTGCTTTCGATTGTGTCTATGCTTGGTGAGGCGGCCTCTCTGTTTTTCAGACCCAAGGATAAGAAAATGGCTGCCGACAGAGCACGAGAGATGTTCACCAAGCCCGGTGGAGATCATCTAACTCTTCTAGAGGTGTTTCGACAATGGTCGCTGGCCGACTACTCTCAGCAGTGGGCCAAGGACAACTTTATGCAGTACAAGTCTCTGACTCGTGCTCGAGATGTGCGAGACCAGCTCTACAACCTCTGCGACCGAGTTGAGATTGATCCCGAagtgtctgctgctgagctGGAAGACCCGCAAACGGCGATTCAGAAGGCTCTCACAGCAGGTTTCTTCCCCAATGCTGCTCGTCTGAACAGGGGAGGCGACTCGTACAAGACCGTCAAGTCAAACCAGACGGTGTATATCCACCCTTCCAGTGTGTTACATCTGCAGCGGCCCAAGTGGCTGTTGTACCACGAGCTGGTTCTCACGAGCAAGGAGTACATGCGTAACTGCATGCCTCTGGAGCCGCAGTGGTTGACGGAAGTGGCTCCGCACTTTTACAAAGAGGCGGACATTGAGCGGATGATCAAGGCGCCTGCCCGagtcgaggagaagctgcttgagTAG